The proteins below come from a single Salvelinus alpinus chromosome 18, SLU_Salpinus.1, whole genome shotgun sequence genomic window:
- the tmem141 gene encoding transmembrane protein 141 produces MVNLGLTKVDDALAAKHPGLQQYAACQSHAFMKGTGTFILGTSGLFLIQKVIQKRLPYPLQWNLLISTAASSVGSYAVTRWETMKCTDLWMLIETGKVPDRTPHIAEPAPEEPAGPKKTPYGDVME; encoded by the exons ATGGTCAACCTTGGACTCACAAAAGTGGACGATGCGCTTGCAGCAAAACATCCG GGTTTACAGCAGTATGCTGCCTGTCAGTCTCATGCCTTCATGAAAGGGACAGGGACCTTTATATTGG GGACAAGTGGATTATTTCTCATACAAAAAGTTATTCAGAAGAGGCTTCCATATCCTTTGCAGTGGAACCTGCTGATTTCAACAG CGGCTTCGTCAGTGGGCAGCTATGCAGTGACACGCTGGGAGACAATGAAGTGCACTGACCTATGGATGCTAATAGAGACAGGGAAAGTACCAGACAGAACACCACACA TAGCAGAGCCTGCCCCTGAGGAACCAGCTGGGCCGAAGAAGACCCCATATGGAGATGTGATGGAATGA